In Nostoc sp. UHCC 0926, a single genomic region encodes these proteins:
- a CDS encoding glycosyltransferase family 39 protein, with translation MWLIIGINLRLANLTAKPPWTDEFSTLVFSLGNTFLSVPLDQAIAPDILLQPLQPNPAASIGDVIHNLVTQDNHPPLYFVLAYLWMKLFPSEGGLVSLFAARSLPAIIGAASIPCIYILGRLAFRSPLVGHLAAAMMAVSPYGVFLAQEARQYSLAALWVTASLTCLIIATRHIQNRTPLPIWIALLWVGINALGVATHYFFTLTLCTEGVVLIFLAWHQLQTRSKFSLLFSPPWRRIYAVATGTIVASLIWLPIFLENRNRDNLTEWIRGSRVGLDWFSPIFQALGTLIAMISLLPVESSQVLVVIPSGLVMLTFFIWAVPILLRGIKIQLQHPETRIMIQVFAGVVISAIALFFIFTYFLGIDLTRGARYNFVYFPAIVILLGASLAVCWHPPKELMGREQGKNGIKSIGKWGINGKKAVMLIWLMGFFSAVTVFCNLGYQKYYRPDLFVQLIQQISPVPVLIATTHKTYVHTGEMMGVAREIKLVNSPQKPLFLLAHQDQDPNTSTIALENTLKKLPRPFDLWLVNFHAPIAETVKTCVKSDTQSLPSINGYEYKLYHCQQS, from the coding sequence ATGTGGTTGATCATCGGCATCAACTTGCGCCTAGCCAACTTGACTGCAAAGCCTCCTTGGACTGATGAGTTTTCCACCCTGGTGTTTAGCTTGGGGAATACTTTTTTATCAGTACCCCTAGATCAAGCGATCGCACCTGATATCCTGTTACAACCACTGCAACCAAACCCAGCAGCTAGTATTGGTGATGTCATTCATAACTTAGTTACACAAGATAACCATCCACCACTGTATTTTGTGCTGGCTTACTTGTGGATGAAATTATTTCCCAGCGAAGGAGGATTAGTATCGCTGTTTGCTGCGCGATCGCTACCAGCTATAATCGGTGCTGCCTCCATTCCATGTATTTACATATTAGGTAGGCTAGCCTTTCGTTCGCCATTAGTGGGACACTTGGCTGCTGCCATGATGGCAGTATCACCCTACGGCGTCTTTTTAGCACAAGAAGCACGCCAATACAGTTTGGCAGCCTTATGGGTAACTGCTTCCCTTACCTGCTTAATAATTGCCACCCGTCATATTCAAAACCGCACACCTTTACCCATCTGGATAGCACTTCTCTGGGTAGGAATTAATGCTTTAGGTGTTGCTACTCATTACTTCTTCACTCTCACCCTCTGTACAGAAGGTGTAGTTTTGATTTTTCTTGCTTGGCATCAATTGCAGACTAGGAGCAAATTTTCTCTTTTATTCTCTCCTCCCTGGCGGCGCATCTATGCCGTTGCTACAGGTACAATTGTTGCGAGTTTAATTTGGCTACCAATCTTTTTAGAAAATAGAAATCGTGATAATTTGACCGAGTGGATTCGAGGTTCTCGCGTCGGACTAGATTGGTTCAGCCCAATTTTTCAAGCTTTAGGAACATTGATTGCAATGATTTCCCTCCTACCAGTTGAATCTTCACAGGTATTGGTTGTGATTCCTTCTGGACTGGTGATGCTGACTTTCTTTATTTGGGCAGTACCAATTTTGCTGCGTGGGATCAAGATTCAACTACAGCACCCAGAAACCCGGATTATGATTCAGGTGTTTGCTGGAGTCGTTATCAGTGCGATCGCTTTATTCTTTATCTTTACGTACTTTTTGGGGATTGACCTGACCAGGGGTGCTCGCTATAACTTTGTTTACTTTCCCGCCATTGTTATTTTACTAGGGGCAAGTCTAGCAGTATGTTGGCATCCTCCCAAGGAATTGATGGGAAGAGAACAAGGGAAAAATGGCATAAAAAGCATAGGTAAATGGGGAATAAACGGGAAAAAAGCCGTGATGTTAATTTGGTTAATGGGATTTTTTAGTGCAGTTACAGTATTCTGCAATCTCGGCTATCAAAAATATTATCGCCCTGACCTTTTTGTGCAACTAATCCAACAAATATCCCCAGTGCCAGTACTGATTGCCACTACCCACAAAACTTATGTACACACTGGGGAAATGATGGGTGTAGCTAGGGAGATTAAACTTGTCAATTCACCTCAAAAACCTTTGTTTCTCCTTGCCCATCAAGACCAAGACCCGAATACTTCCACCATTGCTCTGGAAAATACTTTAAAGAAATTACCACGACCTTTTGACTTGTGGCTGGTAAACTTTCACGCACCCATAGCAGAAACCGTCAAAACATGCGTTAAGTCTGATACTCAATCTTTGCCAAGCATAAACGGCTACGAATATAAACTTTATCATTGCCAGCAGAGTTAA
- a CDS encoding mannose-1-phosphate guanyltransferase, which translates to MRAVLMAGGSGTRLRPLTCDLPKPMVPILNRPIAEHIINLLKRHQITEVIATLHYLPDVLRDYFQDGNDFGVQMTYAVEEDQPLGTAGCVKNIAELLDETFLVISGDSITDFDLTAAIAFHKQKKSKATLILTRVPNPIEFGVVITDEEARIRRFLEKPSSSEIFSDTVNTGTYILEPEVLEYMPANTESDFSKDLFPLLLAKDEPMYGYIAQGYWCDVGHLDAYREAQYDALDQKVQLDCAYKEVSPKLWVGQNTYIDQTAVIETPAVIGDNCRIGARVQIEAGTVIGDNVTIGADANLKRPIVWNGAFIGEEAALSACVISRGTRVDRRAQVLEAAVVGSLSTVGEEAQISPGVRVWPSKKIESGAILNINLIWGNTAQRNLFGQRGVQGLANIDLTPEFAVKLGSAYGSTLKPGSKVTVSRDQRNVSRMVTRSLIAGLMSVGIDIQNLDATAIPIARTVIPTMSVAGGIHVRVHPDRPDYILIEFMDAKGINISKALEKKIEGAYFKEDMRRALIHEIGDVSYPSQVIDRYCTAFEKLLHVHTLRNSRAKVVIDYVYAVSGAVLPQMLDKFGADAVVLNASVNKTAMSVTDREGLLTQLGHVVEALKANFGVQVTANGEQLILVDESGYPIRGETLTALMVDMILTANPRGTVVVPVHASSAIEQVARRHDGRVIRTKANPTALMEACQKNPNVVLGGSGETGFIFPQLHPGFDAMFCIAKIIEMLTIQERSLAAARSELPRVIHKTYTIRCPWTAKGALMRYLVETHPAQNLELIDGVKICQPYDDSWLLVLPDASEPLVHLYANSNDRDWVDETVRNYRTRVQAFVERQQEYQPAEV; encoded by the coding sequence ATGCGTGCAGTACTGATGGCAGGCGGTTCGGGAACGCGGCTTCGCCCGTTAACTTGCGATCTCCCCAAACCGATGGTGCCCATTCTAAATCGACCAATTGCCGAACATATTATCAATCTTCTCAAACGACATCAAATTACAGAAGTTATTGCAACATTGCATTATTTACCTGATGTCTTGCGAGACTATTTTCAAGATGGCAACGATTTTGGTGTTCAGATGACCTATGCTGTCGAAGAAGATCAGCCTTTGGGTACAGCAGGCTGTGTGAAAAACATTGCCGAACTCCTTGATGAAACCTTTTTAGTCATTAGCGGTGATAGCATAACAGATTTTGACCTCACCGCAGCGATCGCATTTCACAAACAAAAAAAGTCAAAAGCTACTTTGATTTTAACCAGAGTTCCTAACCCAATTGAATTTGGAGTGGTGATTACCGATGAGGAAGCACGGATTCGGCGATTTTTAGAAAAACCCTCTAGTAGTGAAATTTTTTCCGATACCGTCAACACTGGCACTTACATTCTCGAACCAGAAGTTTTGGAATATATGCCAGCAAACACTGAATCCGACTTTTCCAAAGACTTATTCCCCTTACTACTAGCAAAAGATGAGCCAATGTATGGTTACATTGCTCAAGGATACTGGTGTGATGTTGGTCACTTAGATGCCTATCGTGAGGCTCAGTATGACGCCTTAGATCAAAAGGTGCAACTGGATTGTGCCTATAAAGAAGTTTCCCCTAAATTATGGGTGGGTCAAAATACTTACATCGACCAGACGGCTGTGATTGAAACCCCAGCAGTGATTGGTGATAATTGCCGCATCGGGGCAAGAGTACAGATTGAGGCAGGAACCGTAATTGGTGATAATGTCACTATTGGCGCTGATGCTAATCTCAAACGTCCCATAGTGTGGAATGGGGCATTCATTGGCGAGGAAGCAGCTCTTTCTGCCTGTGTGATTTCCCGTGGGACTCGTGTAGACCGCCGCGCTCAAGTATTAGAAGCTGCTGTTGTCGGTTCGCTTTCTACGGTGGGAGAAGAAGCCCAAATTAGCCCCGGCGTGCGCGTTTGGCCCAGTAAAAAGATTGAGTCAGGGGCAATTTTAAACATTAACTTGATTTGGGGGAACACCGCTCAACGGAATTTATTTGGGCAACGTGGTGTGCAAGGATTAGCTAATATCGACCTCACCCCAGAATTTGCCGTAAAATTGGGATCTGCTTACGGTTCTACCTTAAAACCTGGTTCTAAGGTAACGGTTTCTCGTGACCAGCGTAATGTCTCTCGGATGGTGACGCGATCGCTGATTGCTGGTTTGATGTCAGTAGGTATTGATATTCAAAACCTCGATGCTACAGCTATCCCCATCGCCCGCACGGTTATACCCACAATGTCGGTAGCTGGTGGTATCCATGTGCGGGTACACCCCGATCGCCCTGACTACATTTTGATTGAATTCATGGATGCCAAGGGGATTAATATCTCCAAAGCCCTGGAAAAGAAAATTGAAGGGGCTTACTTTAAGGAGGATATGCGACGGGCGCTAATTCATGAAATTGGCGATGTATCTTACCCTAGCCAAGTAATTGACCGCTACTGCACTGCCTTTGAGAAACTGTTGCATGTTCATACACTCCGCAACAGCCGCGCAAAAGTGGTGATTGACTATGTTTATGCCGTATCGGGGGCAGTTTTACCCCAAATGTTGGATAAATTTGGTGCTGATGCGGTGGTGCTGAATGCCAGTGTCAATAAAACGGCGATGTCAGTAACTGACCGAGAAGGACTACTGACTCAGTTAGGTCATGTAGTCGAGGCATTGAAAGCTAACTTTGGTGTGCAAGTCACGGCTAATGGAGAACAGCTGATTTTAGTTGATGAATCAGGCTACCCAATTCGTGGCGAAACTTTAACAGCACTGATGGTAGACATGATTCTGACGGCTAACCCCAGAGGAACGGTAGTAGTGCCAGTTCATGCTTCCAGTGCTATTGAACAAGTCGCCCGCCGCCATGATGGTAGAGTGATTCGCACTAAAGCCAACCCTACAGCTTTGATGGAAGCTTGTCAGAAAAATCCGAATGTGGTGCTGGGAGGTAGTGGAGAAACTGGTTTTATTTTCCCGCAACTGCATCCGGGATTCGATGCCATGTTCTGCATTGCGAAGATAATTGAGATGTTGACTATCCAGGAGCGATCGCTTGCTGCTGCGCGGTCAGAATTGCCCCGTGTAATTCACAAAACTTATACAATCCGCTGCCCCTGGACAGCTAAGGGTGCTTTGATGCGTTACTTAGTAGAAACTCACCCAGCCCAAAACCTAGAACTCATTGATGGAGTGAAAATTTGTCAACCTTACGATGACAGTTGGCTGTTAGTTTTACCAGATGCCAGCGAACCACTGGTGCATTTGTATGCAAATAGCAACGATCGCGATTGGGTAGATGAGACTGTAAGAAACTACCGCACCCGTGTTCAGGCGTTTGTGGAAAGACAACAAGAGTATCAACCTGCCGAAGTGTAA
- a CDS encoding glycosyltransferase has translation MKTNSSNSLLTVPTGPLKISELPPNGVGTSSESTHLSLVIPTYKERDNIKNVVSILSQLLDESIPGKYELIVVDDDSPDRTWEVAESLTTEYPQLRVMRRQQERGLSSAVIRGWQAATGSVLGVIDGDLQHPPEVLMQLLRSIEQGADIAVASRHVEGGGVSSWSVVRRFLSRGAQLLGLVILPGVLGRVSDPMSGYFMVRRSAIANATLNPVGYKILLEVIGRGKVDQVAEVGYVFCERKEGESKVTWKQYIDYIHHLVRLRLSTGRVGRLSRKVNFPVGRFLRFGLVGFSGVFIDMAVLYLLSDPTTLAWPLTRSKIIAGEIAILNNFFWNDAWTFADVSARQQEWQQRLKRFVKFNAICLAGLVLNVLILNLVFNFLIPNRYIANFIAIAVATIWNFWINLKLSWRVTDVK, from the coding sequence ATGAAGACAAACTCATCCAACTCGCTGTTAACAGTACCAACTGGCCCACTAAAGATTTCAGAATTGCCCCCTAACGGTGTGGGTACAAGTAGTGAATCTACCCATCTTTCCCTAGTAATTCCTACTTACAAAGAGCGTGACAACATTAAGAATGTGGTCAGCATATTGAGTCAGTTACTGGATGAATCTATTCCAGGAAAGTATGAATTGATTGTGGTAGACGATGATAGCCCAGACCGAACTTGGGAAGTAGCAGAATCCTTGACGACAGAATACCCACAGTTGCGGGTGATGCGACGCCAACAGGAACGGGGGCTGTCCTCAGCAGTGATTCGTGGGTGGCAAGCAGCTACGGGGAGTGTGTTGGGGGTGATTGATGGAGATTTGCAGCATCCACCAGAGGTGCTGATGCAACTGTTGCGTAGTATTGAGCAGGGAGCAGATATAGCAGTAGCTAGCCGTCATGTAGAAGGAGGAGGTGTAAGTAGCTGGAGTGTTGTCAGGCGTTTCTTGTCTCGTGGCGCTCAGTTGTTAGGCTTAGTGATTTTACCGGGGGTACTGGGCAGAGTTTCCGACCCCATGAGTGGTTATTTTATGGTACGTCGGAGTGCGATCGCAAATGCAACACTCAATCCAGTCGGATACAAAATTCTCCTAGAAGTAATCGGGCGGGGAAAAGTAGACCAAGTTGCCGAAGTTGGGTATGTGTTCTGCGAACGCAAAGAGGGTGAGAGTAAGGTGACATGGAAGCAATATATAGATTACATCCACCACTTAGTGCGGTTGCGGCTTTCCACAGGGCGAGTTGGACGATTGAGTAGAAAAGTCAATTTCCCCGTTGGTCGATTCCTCCGCTTTGGGTTGGTTGGCTTTAGTGGGGTATTTATAGATATGGCAGTGCTTTACTTACTCAGCGATCCGACTACCTTGGCTTGGCCACTGACACGCAGCAAAATTATTGCTGGTGAAATTGCGATTTTAAATAATTTCTTCTGGAATGACGCTTGGACATTTGCTGATGTTAGCGCCAGACAGCAAGAATGGCAGCAACGCCTGAAGCGGTTTGTCAAATTCAACGCTATCTGCCTTGCTGGACTTGTATTGAATGTGCTGATATTAAATTTGGTATTCAATTTTCTCATTCCTAACCGCTACATTGCCAACTTTATTGCGATCGCAGTTGCTACCATCTGGAATTTTTGGATTAATTTGAAACTTAGCTGGCGCGTCACCGACGTGAAATAA